GAGCtaacccctcccactctccagcccccccagctccataGAGCCAATTTCATACAACCCAgcctccagacccccacccctgtATAGCtaacccctcccactctccaggCCCCCATCCCCATAGAGCCAATTTCATAcaacccagcctccagccccccacccctgtatAGCTaatcccctcccactctccaggCCCCCAGCCCCATAGAGCCAACTTCATACAACCCAgcctccagacccccacccctgtATAGCtaacccctcccactctccaggCCCCCATCCCCATAGAGCCAACTTCATACAACCCAGCCTCCAGACCCCACCCCTGTATAGCtaaccccctcccactctccagccCCCCGCAGAGCCAGCTTCCCACAACCCTCCACCTCCTGTATAGCTAACCCCCCAactctccagaaccccacctctgTATAGCTAACCCCCTTCAGCCCCCCGCATAGAGCCAACTCCACCTCCTGTATAAAcaaccccctgcaacattccagcCCCCCTCCCGTGTGTAGCtaaccccctccatccccacccctccggcCAACTTCCTACAACCCTCCACCTCCTGTATAAACAATCCCCTCCCGGTTAGCGCCAACTTCCTGCAACTGCATTGCGTTCACCATTTATCAGGTACTGTATATAGGTTCCATTAGCAGACGGGGAACAAAACAAGTGACTTGGAAACAAACGCAGAAAGGTTCCCCTGCAGGCCCTGCAATCGAAACATTGCCGCACTGTAAGAAAACTAGAACGTGTAATTGactagcaacaaaaatgaaactgattaatttattttcattgtccagCCTAAGTTGCAAAAAAGTAAAGAAGCTCCAAGCAGGGTGAACAGCATGCCAGTTCTTAGTTTGAATAGCCTCTGTTGGTGTTTTTAacttaagcagaattttttatgCAACCACCTTcttgaatgaatgaatgagcaTCTGCCAAAACATAAGAAATAAACTTGTAAAACAGGAGCATTATTAGAGTGCACTGTGTCTTTAAGGGCCACGCTGGAAGGCTTCTGGGGCAGTAGTTTGCCAAGCGTGGTTGCTCAATGCATTGCTCAGTGCTTAATACAGTAGCGGAAGTGGGATCATACAGGAAGCAAAACATTACAGCAGCGGAAATGCGACCTGTTGGGATCCAGGAAGCTCAATGCGGCTCGAGTCTTGTACCTAAATCTTAGAGCTCGGAGCTACCGGAGATGGGCCATGTGGTTATTGAAATCGTTATGGATCCGGCCTCTCCTAGGCCTTCAATGTACCAGGGGCGCTCAATCTGGCTTCGGGTTTTGTAGCTGGAAGCGCCAGCGGAAGCAATTGCTACATCCACTGATGGCTAATCGCAGCCTCTGCATGGCCGGCTGCTCCCAGGACGCCTCATGTACGTCTGGTACTTCTGCAGCATGAACCgtttagttttgtttaaaaagattATTGATGCCACCCTTGCGCCCTGGTATTTGTAGCATCAGGAATCTCTCGCGCTGTCTCTCAATAGGTTTGTTATTCGAGATGAAAGTactgtagagagagagaaaaagcgaACACCACTTCATTCCCCGAAATAGGTTGATGGTTATTGCTTTTCACAAAGAAGTAGCTGATGCTTATTTGAAGGTATTTGAGAAAATGCATTTGATCTAGTGGCTATGGTGGTGGTAGTTTATTAAACATTGTTGCTGTGGTCCTTGATTTATCTTTTCTGAAGTATGTAGCTGTATGTACATTAAATCTGCTGATCGCAATAGGCAGCCTCTATTCAGTGTTTGCCCTCCCGCAAATTACTCATGCTATTACGAAGAAGGAACCCATCTGCCAAATggggaagttaaaaaaaaatgcaatatatTGAAAAAGTGTCACGCCTTGCAAATATATCCCCCACTCTTCAGTTTTAGAGAACAGGATGAACTATggtgtttttcccccccagtaGAAAGGAAGAGGCAGTTTTTGAAAGGTTGAGCAATCAGGAACTTTCAAAACCCTTTTATGGCACTAGTCAGTACTTGTAAAACAAGTACCCATCTCTACTTCTTTATTAAAATGCACACATGAACAATATACTGTAATTAAATGCCCTGAGTCCTTGCTCAGCTATACACAGTGAACCAAGGTGCATTGTAAAGGGACATTATCAAATTGCAATCCAGTCAATTTCAGAAAATGAGttaaaagtacacctctaccccgatataacgcgaccagatataacacaaattcagatataacgcggtaaagcagcgctccgggggagtgtgggaggtgagggggggcggcatgctccggcagatcaaagcaagttcaatataacacggtttcatctataacacggtaagattttttttggctcccgaggacagcgttgtatcggggtagaggtgtagttttaaTTATACCTGTTCTGAGTCTCctgtcagtttaatttttttttttttacaatcacAAAATTCCCTGTTTTTAATATGGTTTCCCTCCACTGTGAGAGAGGCCCAAACAAATAGAGAGAACCTGACTTTGCACAGGCTCTGGAGTCTGCACTACCAGTTTGAATTGTGGAACTGTGATTTGTCATTCTGCACACAAAGTTCTGTCAAAGGTGCATAGTATCTGTTTTTCTCTACTCTTTTCAGTGATAGTTTATCTTAGATGTTATTTGTAACAATAGTAGGTACAAATTTTTAGATGGTCGAGTGACTTTTAAATTGAAACTGACTCCTTAGTATCCAAGTTCCTGATCCTGCAGAGAGCTCTGCTGACTGtgaagtcaatggtgctttgTTCAGGCACAGGGATCTGCCAATAATTCATTGCAGATTTGGGGCCTATTTTCTTACCGTGAAAATAAGAGCTAACAAAGAAACAACCATACATAATAAATAATCCTACTCAATGAAGGTAGGAACCAGCCATTTGACTACTTGTAGTgtataataatataaagtaaagCATATGAATTATAGCCATGGGAGTTTAATGTAACATGTTTACTGTACCCTATAACTCCTAAATCTAAAACTCATTAATATATTCATTCTTACAAGCGTCCTGATAGTGGCTTGGATATACAATCTAAGAGCAGTTTCCTAGTTCTTCTAACAGTGTTTCTTCCTGTTCTAGATAAACACCTCATTAATGAAGGAGAGAAAAAGACAGTTGTAAGTATAATATTTTGctcagaaaaatgtatttagtaTATTATTATTGCAATATAATTATATTATGGAAATGTCCACAGGCTAATGACTGGGTCTTGGTGTGAGCTGGTGCACAAATCTAGCGTCTTATCCTGCATTTTGttccaggcaggcaggcagacccTTGCTGAAATCATTGAGGTAACTTAAAAGAAAATCAGGAGGGTTTCATGCAGGGGCTGCTCGTGTGGAACACACGTCGCTTGATCAGGGCCACAGAAGTAATAGTCAGCATTCTGAATGTAGCCTCCTTCATTTACATGACATGTATTTTGGCTGTAAATTCTAAGTACTGTACTCAGTTCATGGTGTTTTAAATCTAATTATTTTACGAACTATTAGTAGATGGTTGGACAAAATACTTTTCACTCATTTTAGAAACCTAGATGGCTAAAAGAAATTTTAATTTGCCTGAGAAAAATCTATTTATGGGTGTAGACATGATAACATTTAATGTACAGTAAATTGTATTCAAAGTAAGCTTAAAGCCTTTCGGGGTGAAATTTAACACAGTGTGGCTGGCTGTGTAATGGGTGCTGTAAAAGGTGCAGCAGCACTGCAGGGAAACCTCTGCAACCCTGCGTGCCATGGAAAGGGTTCTGCACTTCTGAAAAGGATGTTGTGGTGGGGAGTTAGGATTGGATGGTGCAGATCCAGTAGCCCAAAGCCTGCAGGCATTGAATCAAACTCTTATTATTTTAATAGCCACACTAACTGTAACAGGGCATATGGGACTGGGTGCAGATGTGCATTTGCAAACatggttttgaaaatctggccagttGAAGCCAACATGTATCAGTTTGCACAAGTAAGGCCCAAAACTCTACTGGCAACTTATATCTTTAGATATTAAAGGTCTGATTCCCAACTGTGTTGTTCCGTATTTATTCCAGCATAAAACTCCATTCCTTTCAACATGTCACTCCATTGTAAAGCTTGTACAATGCAATAGTGAATCAAGACCCGAACTCTTGAAGTTCTCTTGGAAATGCCTTAGCTATATTGACACTAGAATTtgctctaatgtatttataatgCTAATGGATTATTTTTAGACTATAAGTATGTGTTTCTACATTTGCTGTCAGTTATTTCTTTGCAGTAGCATTCATTTAGTATTGAAAGGTTGGTGTCCTCTTTCCCCAGATCTGCGTTGAGGGGAATATTGCAAGTGGAAAAACAACATGCCTGGATTATTTTGCCAAAACTACCAGCATTGAGGTATGGGGCTTGAAACGTCTTAATGTTCAATCAAGTCAGCAAGAGTTTTTCTATTTATAACATTGACAGTATTTGAGTCTACTGCAGTATTTCCCAAGATTAAATGTGAGTAAGATATATTTAAAGGCACACTGTCAAACATTTTCTAGTTTTTAAAACTCTTAGCAATAGTCTCAGAAGTTTAAAAACAATACTTTTCTTTCTTGATGTTGCCCTTTTTCATTTGGCAACCAATAATTTTCCTTGGTTTTTAGTTAATGGAATGGAAGCCAGTATGATGTATTGTATTTTTTACTACATTTGTGCTCAGTTTAATTGTTGCCTCGATCCTACAATCACACACATGCATAGCTTTGCTCATGTAAAATAGGCTATTGACTGCACTGGGTCTGCCTACTtgattaaatatatatttgtgaGTGTTTCCATAATCAAAGTCTAAGTTAGTATTAGTTTCTTGGAATATTGTAAACTGCTGCTACAATCAGTGGAAGAAGCAGTATATATTTTAGGAAAATTCTTAGTTGTTGAGTGGCAGATATAAAATATATACAATTCAAAAATATTCAACAATGGAACATAGTatattctgtaaaaagcaacagagggtcctgtggcacctttaagactaacagaagcattggagcataagctttcgtgggtaaatgcCCGCTTCATCAGACGCTGAAGAAGTGAgcatttacccacgaaagcttatgctccaatgcttccgttagtcttaaaggtgccacaggaccctctgttgctttttacagattcagactataacacggctacccctctgatagtataTTCTGTAGATCAAATGTTGTCCCTCAATAAACTAACAATAATCAATAGAACTACCATTTTTATTCACTGcgttttaaaaaatcttaaatggaTCTCATAATAAGCAAAGTCAGAGACAATTCACGTAATGAAGCTAAAAGGTATTAGTCCCATATAACTAAAATAATTCAGGTAAAGATATGCTGGTTAGTTGGGAAAAATACATTTGTAGAATTCCTTTTTGGAAGTTTGTCAAACAAACATGAGATTTGATCCCATATTCCATAGGCAAAATGCTTTTGGATGAGGAAAACACAAACCTATTGTTAATACTGTAATTGCTTTAACCAAAACAAATTCAGAATAAACTTCAGGAAGCATTTATTTATGTGTACATAAAATCTTAAAGGTGTTGATAGATCTGCTAAGAAGAATATTAATACAAAAATCTAGGATTCTTCGTAGGGATACTTAGTATTAAGAGGGTCCTTGGTAATTTAAAAGGAATGAATTGAGTTGAATAACTAGCCAGTagcccaaaatgtttttttaaatatgtatacagtgcaaaaatttaaaaagtaaatgcaTGTAGTTTAGCTAGCTAATCTCAAACTCACACTAAGATCTTAAAAGTCCTTTATGCCCTGATCATGTAGTTTGGTGGATCCTCATGCCCACATGGAGACCCCCCCTGGAGACTCTTGTGGTTTTAGCTACTTAGGGCAGAATAGACCTTCTTTTTCTGTctaattttgattattattaaaGTTCTAACTGCATTTCTTTTTGATCCACAGAAATAAAATGAGAGTTATGTATAATGGCATATTGATCTTCAGCTTTTATTCCTTTGCCACTCTGTTTTGTCCTATGGGAATTTAATTTGTGAGCAGATCTTTCGCATGAAATACCCTCTACATTCAGCTGTCAGTTCTTCTCTCTTTACACCGTTACTGATAAATGACAGCCTTCTACGTGGGATTAGTCAGCCATTGCTTTGTTTTGGTGGgctgataaaaataataataataaaactaccAACCATCACATTTTGTAATTAAAtgcatctttttcatttttataatagCTCTTAAATATTAAATTGTGTAGTTCATTAAatcagtcctttaaaaaaaaaaaagggggatagATCCTCCAGTACAGACACTTTATTATTCAAGACCATTTTTATAAATGAATATGTTGATAGAttcagataaataaaataaaaaaattgaaattgctTGTGTCACATGGAATGAATGTCATTTTTTAATTAAGGTTTTGACGGAACCTGTGCCTAAGTGGAGAAATGTACGTGGTCACAATCTTCTGGTAAGTGGCAGGAACTAATCCTGTGATttatgttctgttaaaaatatggACCTTGATGTTCTCAAAGTCCTGTGTGAAGGTTTAGATGCATTGAAGTCCCTAGCAAGGATATGTTCACAATCTTATGTAACCGAACATGAATATCATGATGGtgattgttttttttctcttattgaGGAATGGGCATTAAACCTATTGTGTGCAAAATGTAGTCCTGAGAAGGACTTGGGCTCCGATCTTTCAAGCAGCTCCATGCTGATGGCCACTGCACCCACAGTGAGTCACATTTTGAAATCAGTGAGCTATGTGCAGGCATAAAGGTCTGTCTGCATGGAGCAGGTTGCAGGATTGGAGTCTTAAAGTGATCTCAGAGACACAATGGGTCTGTTACTACCTGGCAGTGAGTTCTTTAGTTCATAAACAAACTAAAGCTAGGACAGCTCCTTCAAAGTGTTTTTTAATACTAAACAATACAATACAGGTAGAGTGTGTAGTAAGGTGAAAGGAGTTTGATTTGACAGTCAGGGACTGCTGAGACAATGTCCTGCAAGATGTTGAGTGCCTTCATTGACTATGGGGAGAGTTGAGGGTCATCCTCACCTCACAGAATCAGACACTTTTAATGCAGTgatgcagccagggctggctctaggcaccagcaaaacaagctggtgcttggggcggcacatttttaggggcggcattctggcgcgggtcatgccgcccctaaaaatgtgccccggccgccctaactcacctccgctgctgctgctcgcgcactgctgctcgccctccctccctcccaggctctcaaacccgtaagggagggggagatctcgagcggccgcggcgcgcgcaATAGCTGATTCGCGTGCTgtggccactcgggatctccccctccctcccgggtttgagagcctgggaggaagggggagaccccgagcagCTGCGgcgtgtgaaacagctgattcgcgcgccgcggccgcttaggatctccccttccctccgaggtttgagagcctggggggaggaggcagggctggggatttggggaaggggcggagttgaggcggggccgggggtggggtaagaaaaaaacggaggtgtgtgtgtgtcagaaataaaagtaaatgaaTAAATTTCACTTCCAGCCTAAATTGCACAAACAACCTGTTCAAAGTACCTGCACTTTTGTACTCACAATATGCATTTTGGCTCCATTACTAGTAGCAGTGTGTCCTGAGGAAAGCAAATTCCCTTGGGTGGAGGTTACTGATGTTCCGCTTTCTGTTTTTCCATTGGCAGTGTAGCAGGGGGATGCCCCGCTTCAAGCCTTGTTGTGTCACCAACATCTTCAGCAGTAGACCACCTGCCTCACAGCTCTCtttgaggtggggggagaggccaaGTCTGTGTCCGCAGGCAATTCAGATCATTAAACCCTGATGTTTGCTATTAAGCCGTTTTGCAAACCAACACTTTACAGTAAAAAGGGAGTTTTTAGGATCAAGTGTTATTCTTTGGGTTTATGGTACAGGCTGATATTTACTGGTGTAAAGAATTGAAGCGGGGTGGGAGTCCTGGAGATTAGAGAAATGCTTTGCAGGGGGGTGGGCCACAGCTGGGTTCTgtggcataggtgctgactccatgggtgctccggagttggagcacccacagggaaaaattgaaaggtttcagagtagcagccgtgttagtctgtatccgcaaaaagaagaacaggaggacttgtggcaccttagagactaacaaatttattagagcataagctttcgtggactacagcccacttgctcTGCACTCACcgacagccaagctccccgcccctcccctctccttccattcgcctcctcccctgagtgcgccgcatccccgcttctcctcccagtgcttgctgctgcaaaacagctgttttgcggcgtaACAAGCTGTGGGATGGAGGCGGGTAAGGGATtcggggaaggagtccaataggggcagggaggggcggagttggggcggggactttggggagggggttggaatggggataggatggggcaggagtggagttggggcaggggcagggccctgggggggggttgagcacccaccggcaccaggagaagttggcgcctgtgcactgcgggggaggggggattagTATCTGGTCCCCTGGCatacatacttgctgacagacatacttgctgacaggtattttgaaataaatttccaaaataattgaaactggtgtgattatgtagtgttattttgacaaataaaatttgcagaattttaaaatattgtgcacagaaattttaatgttttggtgcagaatttttaatgttttggcgcagaatgcccccaggagtaataatGCTGGTCTCTGCTACCTTAATGCCATTATTTCGGTAACTCTGAGCAGGTATAAAATATATAGCTTAGCTTTATTTGTTACTAATTGGTATAGTCAAAGTGGTTTtatttctctctcactcttctgcccccatccccaacaCCAGGGTTTAATGTATCAAGATTCATCACGGTGGGGGATAACGTTGCAGACATACATACAGCTTACCATGTTGGATCAGCATACCAGGCCAATGGTAATTTaaagattttttcttttaatctgaAGCAGAGATATTAAGGTGCATTTATCGATCAAAATAATTTGATAACCCTGCATCCAGAAGATAAGACCCTAGGTTGACTTTCATTCTGTGTTCCTAAGCTAGTAGGACTTTCCATGTGAAAAGGCAATACTGATATATTCAAGTCAATGCTCAGTGGGGGCTGGGGCATTTACCTCCTATATTTACATGTGTTTCATTCCCATATCAAGTATTGCTTACTGTTAAATGTTGGCTCATGCATTGGTCATCTCTCAGCTTGATTGTTATctttgcctttttatttattttttggggtATGTGAATTGTTGGAACCTCAAACTCTGGGTTCACATATGGTAATCTTAAAGGTGACTATTCAAAATCACACATTGGCCGGTGTCACTCAGAATACCTCCTGCTGATTCATGTAATCTAAACACAaatgcagcttcctgcttctcacCTCTTCCCACTCTAACCCATCCAAAATACTTCTGCAAAGATTATCTACCTCTTCCTTTTGGATTGTCTACACTTCTTTCTCCTCATCCgttttccttctgctcccttttCACATTCTTCCCAGTCCTCTCCTATGTGCACTCTTTGGGCTGGATCCTCCCTTTTCCCTTTCTCATCCCCCCTTGAAACTCCTTTGTTGTTGCCTTGGAGTCTTCATTTATTGTTTCCTTCCCACTTGATAGCATCTCCAGTTACTCCTATACCTGAACTGTTTGTTATTGTATCATATTGTCTGACTTTGCTTTGGGGTAGGGGTGTTTCTTTGTAAAGTCCCATGTAAGGTTATGGTCCAATGAAAATGATTAATAGTAATTTGACAAAATAGTTATATAAGGCTGTGGCTTGAGGCTTTCtggaaatagtttttcctttccttctcaGAAAAGTGACATTTTACAAGTTCCAGTTTTGAAGTATGCCCAGTTCTCGTTTCTCTGCACTCTTGAAGATTTGGACAGATCCTGTTAACTTTCTATTCAGTGTGTGTTATGAGACTATTGCACCATAATGCTGGGTTCTTCTTGGatgaaaacacaaataaaaattatACCTGTATCCTGGCTGGCATGTAAAGAGGGAAACAGGATATGATTGATAGCTTCAATAAAAAGATGCTGAGACACTAGTCTCCTAAAATGAGCAGACAGTAGCCTTTTATAATGGCCATGTCCCT
Above is a genomic segment from Chrysemys picta bellii isolate R12L10 chromosome 14, ASM1138683v2, whole genome shotgun sequence containing:
- the TK2 gene encoding thymidine kinase 2, mitochondrial isoform X2 encodes the protein MWLLKSLWIRPLLGLQCTRGAQSGFGFCSWKRQRKQLLHPLMANRSLCMAGCSQDASYKHLINEGEKKTVICVEGNIASGKTTCLDYFAKTTSIEVLTEPVPKWRNVRGHNLLGLMYQDSSRWGITLQTYIQLTMLDQHTRPMISPLRMMERSIHSAKHIFVENLYRSGRMPEVDYVVLTEWFEWITKNTDVSVDLIVYLQTSPETCYERLKNRCREEEKIIAMEYLEAIHQLYEEWLIKQTLFKVPSPVLVIPADNDMQKMIEKYEENRDRILTPYNIQHCL